One genomic window of Cyprinus carpio isolate SPL01 chromosome A23, ASM1834038v1, whole genome shotgun sequence includes the following:
- the LOC109082070 gene encoding potassium voltage-gated channel subfamily A member 10-like, with protein MTVQAGRIEVALVEFEGMENTNGVDNFNDPDYPNEMTALRVEMPEFGPGSTYCNSAKVLSYKEKTPQNLDKPQSPVLPPHTRRGRASCASLISNWKLLVNSEGSQSEMIFSKIAKEYEDLFIDKQPLDEGDQKVIINIAGLRFETRLRTLDQFPDTLLGNPMKRMGYFDPMRNEYFFDRNRPSFDGILYYYQSGGKVRRPSNVPLDVFADEITFYELGQEAMDQFREEEGFIKDVEIPLPSNEFYRQFWLLFEYPESSNAARGVALISVFVIVISIVIFCIETLPEFREDLELFPTAGVSFNQTHPSGAPPSASPKTITSTFSDPFFILETACIIWFFFELCVRFLVCPSKREFFNNIMNMIDIVSIFPYFVTLITEIVTTTNKSNTGQNMSLAILRIIRLVRVFRIFKLSRHSKGLQILGQTLKASMRELGLLIFFLFIGVILFSSAIYFAEVDDPKTQFVSIPDGFWWAVVTMTTVGYGDMCPITLGGKIVGTLCAIAGVLTIALPVPVIVSNFNYFYHRERDQEEKQPTAETTDQVLKSGNNTKYGSSSSLNKTNGSWQTDKSKF; from the coding sequence ATGACGGTCCAGGCTGGAAGGATCGAGGTGGCGCTAGTTGAATTTGAGGGTATGGAGAATACTAACGGTGTGGACAATTTCAATGACCCAGACTACCCAAATGAGATGACAGCTTTGAGGGTAGAAATGCCAGAGTTTGGACCTGGCAGCACCTACTGCAATTCTGCAAAAGTGTTGTCATATAAAGAGAAAACCCCACAAAATCTGGACAAACCACAATCACCTGTCCTACCCCCTCACACGAGGAGAGGTCGTGCCAGCTGCGCTAGTCTGATTTCAAACTGGAAGTTACTTGTGAACAGTGAAGGATCACAAAGTGAGATGATCTTCAGTAAAATAGCCAAAGAATACGAGGACTTGTTTATTGATAAGCAACCTCTTGATGAAGGTGATCAAAAGGTCATTATTAACATCGCCGGTCTTCGCTTCGAAACCCGTTTGAGGACCCTTGACCAGTTCCCAGACACCCTTCTGGGCAACCCAATGAAAAGAATGGGCTATTTTGACCCCATGAGAAACGAGTATTTCTTTGACCGCAATCGCCCGAGCTTTGATGGGATCCTGTACTACTATCAGTCGGGGGGGAAGGTCCGCCGTCCCTCGAACGTACCTTTAGATGTCTTTGCGGATGAGATTACCTTCTATGAGTTAGGACAGGAAGCCATGGACCAGTTCCGCGAGGAGGAAGGCTTTATCAAAGACGTGGAGATCCCATTGCCATCCAATGAGTTTTACAGGCAATTTTGGCTGCTCTTTGAGTATCCCGAGAGCTCAAATGCAGCCAGAGGGGTCGCACTCATTTCCGTCTTTGTCATCGTCATCTCCATCGTCATATTCTGCATAGAGACCCTCCCAGAATTCCGTGAGGACCTGGAGCTTTTTCCGACTGCGGGTGTTTCCTTCAACCAGACGCATCCTTCAGGTGCTCCTCCAAGTGCCTCTCCCAAAACCATCACCAGCACCTTCTCTGACCCCTTCTTCATTCTTGAGACTGCATGCATCATCTGGTTCTTTTTCGAGCTCTGCGTGCGTTTCCTGGTTTGCCCCAGCAAGCGGGAATTTTTTAACAACATTATGAACATGATTGACATTGTCTCCATTTTTCCCTATTTCGTCACTTTGATAACTGAGATCGTAACCACCACCAATAAGTCCAACACAGGGCAGAATATGTCCCTGGCCATCCTGCGTATCATTAGACTGGTGCGAGTCTTCAGGATCTTTAAGCTTTCCAGACACTCCAAAGGGCTGCAGATCCTGGGCCAGACACTCAAGGCCAGCATGAGGGAACTTGGCCTGCTCATCTTCTTTCTCTTCATAGGCGTCATCCTCTTCTCCAGCGCCATCTATTTCGCTGAGGTGGATGATCCCAAAACCCAATTTGTTAGCATCCCTGATGGATTCTGGTGGGCTGTAGTTACCATGACCACTGTGGGATATGGAGACATGTGTCCTATTACACTAGGCGGTAAGATTGTGGGCACTCTGTGTGCCATTGCTGGGGTCTTGACCATCGCCCTGCCTGTGCCTGTAATAGTCTCCAATTTCAACTACTTTTACCATAGAGAGAGAGACCAGGAGGAAAAGCAGCCCACGGCTGAGACAACCGATCAAGTTTTAAAGTCAGGGAACAATACAAAATATGGTAGTAGTTCTTCTCTGAACAAGACAAATGGGAGCTGGCAGACTGATAAATCAAAGTTTTAA